One genomic window of Centroberyx gerrardi isolate f3 chromosome 15, fCenGer3.hap1.cur.20231027, whole genome shotgun sequence includes the following:
- the ntpcr gene encoding cancer-related nucleoside-triphosphatase, protein MRTEMFKHVFLTGPPGVGKTTLVQKACEALVSAGVGVEGFYTEEVREAGRRVGFDVVTVAGERGHLSRIRDIAGVSHGRREYTVGQYVVDLPSFENLALPLFRNVGSADGGSRKVFVIDEIGKMELFSQSFIRAVRQTLDSSACTVLGTIPVPKGKPLGLVEEVRCRRDVKVFTVSKENRNVILQDIVSALQESLKHT, encoded by the exons ATGCGAACTGAAATGTTCAAACACGTTTTCTTGACAGGACCTCCAG GTGTGGGGAAAACCACACTGGTCCAGAAGGCGTGTGAGGCTCTCGTGTCGGCGGGTGTGGGTGTGGAGGGATTTTACACAGAGGAGGTCAGGGAGGCAGGCCGGAGAGTCGGCTTTGATGTTGTCACGGTGGCAGGAGAGAGGGGCCACCTGTCCAGAATCAG AGACATTGCTGGTGTGTCTCATGGAAGACGGGAATACACAGTTGGGCAGTACGTGGTTGATTTACCTTCATTTGAAAACCTGGCGCTCCCTCTCTTCAGAAAT GTAGGGTCGGCCGATGGGGGCAGTAGGAAGGTGTTTGTCATCGATGAGATTGGGAAAATGGAGCTCTTCAGCCAGTCGTTCATCAGGGCAGTGAGACAGACGTTGGACAGCTCTGCCTGCACCGTCCTGGGCACCATCCCCGTCCCCAAGGGCAAACCACTGGGCCTGGTGGAGGAGGTGCGCTGCAGGAGAGACGTCAAGGTCTTCACT GTGTCCAAGGAGAACAGAAATGTCATTCTACAAGACATTGTATCAGCGCTACAGGAGAGTCTAAAACACACCTAA
- the map10 gene encoding microtubule-associated protein 10, whose amino-acid sequence MSAQPNSDNLETLFSLELLVEYIRIDKERKVSDELALGVRLLDFPTLLIYGAEQRSGGIHQQQHRGEDNRGEYAFNRGKSCLFKINLDSLHTHLSNTPLYAMVLDVKDEIPKLAGTALISLAKLVDRIRRDVNAHGISTPSSQGENKLVDICTLMGDKIGSISLAYKLSSLGTSLLPHISEKRVCKISGGQHIEENSLTLGRFDSGQVQSHSLDNKSDLCKDIQMNGPSNEAKQDDAVCVATQTELRPRGKVHQSFQRNDYSFEEDLTVFCPPRLFYSSSVEKMRKNEGADYKLLKLDLESLMLEDVNSEEETPENEIEGSRPLIDQRATSNQEHQEMSGVPPNVLGEALRQLPLLNALLVELSQLNGQNPQQPLSVHPNLAWIYRPSPEPAAGQVNTTPKAQTKLLHKSRQVASPRLIDLHSPRNCSTPRVKPVSERNKRSTSSPRKKLVYGTTKTFRLRLKLIPPDLAKRHECMETQTDVQTRKTKGKTLNTSNKMIKRTKRKALNQSSNLDENVETVISGITCDSALQETDARKHKHEDANKSVGIVCCKQDNDSQKLSGKPSRSEADMKLIRIPSVDGGDVTQNRDKRSHRSESRQTQPESDRNRGEMENPGSGRKSSYSDSSGGGKEEGEYMDDFTSLEPSDGYSPDPLSSPEPAVAKRQKEKRQSPVCGDLCDMDSDSGGVRKRAVPLPALVKAPGSPQRSLRGTHVIRPRTQASALSVSSDDDDDDDDGDGSASVQTVRSRNQTAESGRAKRTSGTESLRWSRSGESASTNSSAPVRAFSAESISSFEPQEAEEGGDEVGDELGSLGFKNKYQHISELVANKLPGYTV is encoded by the coding sequence ATGTCAGCACAACCAAATAGCGATAACCTTGAAACTCTGTTTTCACTTGAGCTTTTGGTGGAATATATCCGAATCGACAAAGAAAGGAAAGTTTCCGACGAGCTGGCTCTTGGAGTGCGACTGCTGGATTTCCCAACGCTGCTCATTTATGGAGCTGAGCAGAGGAGTGGTGGTATTCACCAACAACAACACCGCGGGGAGGATAACCGGGGTGAATACGCCTTTAACAGAGGCAAGTCTTGTTTGTTCAAGATAAACCTGGACTCGCTGCATACCCATCTGTCAAACACCCCTCTCTATGCCATGGTGTTGGACGTGAAAGATGAGATCCCTAAATTAGCTGGGACCGCTCTAATCTCGCTGGCTAAACTGGTGGACAGAATCAGGCGGGATGTGAATGCTCATGGTATTTCCACTCCCTCTTCGCAAGGAGAAAATAAGCTCGTCGACATATGTACACTCATGGGAGACAAAATTGGGTCAATTTCCTTGGCTTATAAACTTTCAAGTTTAGGAACTAGTTTATTGCCACATATCTCAGAAAAGAGGGTATGTAAAATAAGTGGAGGACAACACATCGAGGAGAACAGCTTGACTCTGGGCAGGTTTGACTCTGGGCAGGTACAGTCACACAGTCTGGACAACAAGTCTGATCTTTGTAAagacattcaaatgaatggacCATCAAATGAGGCAAAGCAGGACGATGCTGTTTGCGTTGCCACCCAGACAGAACTCAGACCAAGAGGCAAAGTGCATCAATCATTCCAAAGAAATGACTACAGTTTCGAGGAGGATTTAACTGTCTTCTGTCCCCCACGTCTCTTCTACAGCAGTTCTGTGGAGAAGATGAGAAAAAATGAAGGAGCGGATTACAAATTATTGAAACTAGACTTGGAGTCTCTTATGCTGGAAGATGTAAATTCAGAGGAAGAGACGCCTGAAAACGAAATTGAAGGTTCAAGGCCTCTGATAGACCAGAGAGCGACAAGCAACCAAGAGCACCAAGAAATGAGTGGGGTGCCTCCAAATGTCCTTGGGGAAGCCTTAAGACAGTTGCCTCTACTAAATGCTCTTCTTGTTGAGCTGTCACAGTTGAATGGCCAAAACCCACAACAGCCCTTATCTGTTCATCCCAATCTAGCCTGGATTTACAGGCCTTCCCCAGAGCCTGCAGCTGGGCAGGTGAACACAACACCAAAGGCACAAACCAAGTTGCTGCATAAAAGCAGACAGGTGGCTAGTCCCAGATTAATAGATCTTCATTCTCCTAGAAACTGTTCTACTCCAAGAGTGAAGCCTGTATCTGAAAGGAATAAACGTTCCACCTCATCTCCTAGGAAAAAGCTAGTGTATGGAACGACTAAAACGTTCCGTCTCAGGCTGAAGCTGATTCCGCCTGATCTAGCGAAACGCCACGAGTGCATGGAAACACAGACTGATGTACAGACCAGAAAGACCAAAGGAAAGACATTAAACACCAGTAATAAGATGATAAAGCGCACCAAAAGAAAAGCATTAAACCAGAGCTCCAATCTGGATGAAAATGTTGAGACGGTGATAAGCGGCATCACATGTGACTCTGCACTACAAGAAACAGACGCACGGAAACACAAGCATGAGGATGCAAATAAATCTGTGGGGATAGTTTGCTGCAAGCAAGACAATGACTCGCAGAAGCTTTCAGGAAAACCTTCACGTTCTGAAGCGGACATGAAACTGATTCGTATTCCCAGTGTGGATGGAGGAGATGTTACACAAAACAGAGACAAGAGGAGCCATCGTAGTGAATCACGTCAAACACAGCCTGAATCTGACAGGAACAGAGGGGAAATGGAAAATCCGGGAAGCGGCCGGAAATCCTCCTACTCAGACTCCAGCggagggggaaaagaggaaggCGAGTACATGGATGACTTTACCAGTCTTGAGCCCAGCGATGGCTACTCCCCCGACCCCCTGAGTAGCCCCGAACCCGCTGTAGccaagaggcagaaagagaagaggcagTCACCCGTTTGTGGCGACCTCTGCGACATGGACTCAGACTCTGGAGGCGTCCGGAAAAGAGCGGTCCCCCTCCCTGCACTTGTCAAAGCCCCCGGCTCTCCACAGCGCTCCCTGAGGGGCACGCACGTCATCCGACCTCGAACCCAGGCCTCGGCGCTCAGCGTGTCCtccgatgatgatgatgatgatgatgatggagatggGTCCGCTTCCGTCCAAACCGTACGCTCCAGAAACCAGACGGCAGAGAGTGGCAGAGCAAAGAGGACTTCTGGCACTGAGAGTCTCAGATGGTCCAGAAGTGGAGAGAGCGCCTCCACTAACAGCAGCGCTCCAGTTAGAGCGTTCTCTGCAGAATCAATATCATCCTTTGAACCACAAGAGGCAGAGGAAGGTGGAGATGAGGTGGGAGATGAGCTCGGTTCTCTGGGTTTCAAAAATAAGTACCAGCACATCTCTGAGCTCGTAGCCAACAAGCTCCCTGGATACACTGTGTaa